In Megalops cyprinoides isolate fMegCyp1 chromosome 25, fMegCyp1.pri, whole genome shotgun sequence, a single window of DNA contains:
- the LOC118771741 gene encoding arg8-vasotocin receptor-like codes for MHFPGNAQSHSGAMWNFTDTNQSMRFTPTIHPIMGDPGNGSSSKNASDPFGRNEEVAKIEITVLSITFVVAVVGNLSVLLAMYNTKKKMSRMHLFIKHLSLADLVVAFFQVLPQLCWEITFRFYGPDFLCRIVKHLQVLGMFASTYMMVMMTLDRYIAICHPLKTLQQPTQRSYIMIISTWICSLVLSSPQYFIFSLSEIKNGSDVYDCWGHFIEPWGVKAYITWITVGIFLIPVVILVICYGFICHSIWKNIKYKTKKNASVSATKNGLIGKSSVNSVTTISRAKLRTVKMTFVIVLAYIICWAPFFTVQMWSVWDKNFSWDDSENTAVTLSALLASLNSCCNPWIYMIFSGHLLYDFAHCFPCCQKMQHKFKKEDSDSSIRRTTLITKMTNRSPTCSTGTWKDFDNSPKSCSLIPAEP; via the exons ATGCACTTCCCAGGTAACGCGCAATCCCACTCCGGGGCCATGTGGAATTTCACCGACACTAATCAATCTATGCGTTTTACACCGACGATACATCCAATAATGGGGGACCCCGGCAACGGCAGTTCGTCAAAAAATGCAAGTGACCCGTTTGGAAGAAACGAAGAGGTGGCGAAAATAGAGATCACGGTTCTGAGCATCACCTTTGTGGTGGCCGTCGTTGGCAACTTGAGCGTTCTGTTAGCCATGTACAACACGAAGAAAAAGATGTCGAGGATGCACCTCTTCATCAAGCACCTGAGCCTGGCCGACCTGGTGGTCGCGTTTTTCCAGGTGTTGCCGCAACTCTGCTGGGAAATCACTTTTCGCTTCTACGGACCAGATTTCTTGTGCAGAATTGTCAAGCACCTGCAGGTCCTCGGCATGTTTGCCTCCACTTACATGATGGTCATGATGACACTGGACCGTTACATCGCCATTTGCCACCCTTTGAAGACCCTCCAGCAGCCCACTCAGAGATCTTACATTATGATCATCAGCACGTGGATATGCAGCCTGGTGCTGAGCAGCCCGCAATACTTCATATTTTCCCTGAGCGAGATTAAAAACGGCTCTGACGTGTATGATTGCTGGGGACACTTTATAGAGCCCTGGGGCGTGAAAGCGTACATTACCTGGATAACCGTAGGAATCTTTCTCATCCCGGTAGTTATCCTGGTGATCTGCTACGGGTTCATATGCCACAGCATCTGGAAGAACATTaaatacaaaaccaaaaagaacGCGTCAGTATCTGCAACTAAAAACGGACTGATAGGGAAGTCCTCGGTCAACAGTGTCACCACCATATCGAGAGCTAAGCTGAGAACTGTCAAAATGACTTTCGTGATTGTTCTGGCGTATATTATTTGCTGGGCGCCTTTTTTCACCGTGCAGATGTGGTCGGTCTGGGATAAGAACTTCTCGTGGGACG ATTCCGAGAATACTGCGGTCACGCTTTCCGCGCTGCTCGCCAGCCTCAACAGCTGCTGCAACCCGTGGATCTACATGATCTTCAGCGGTCACCTGCTCTACGACTTTGCACACTGCTTTCCCTGCTGCCAGAAGATGCAGCACAAGTTCAAGAAGGAGGACTCGGACAGCAGCATCCGAAGGACCACGCTCATAACCAAAATGACCAACAGGAGCCCGACGTGCAGCACAGGCACCTGGAAAGACTTCGACAACTCCCCCAAATCCTGCAGCCTCATCCCGGCAGAACCGTGA